The DNA region GCCCTCATCACTATCCGCTCTTAATTGTTCGGTAAACGATTGAATACTCATGGCATTGCCTGACACAACCCAATTTCGCGAACGACGTACACGCTTCAGCTGGCAATCACACTGCAATGCTATCGTTTTAGCTTGTTTGGCTCTATCCCCACCAATTCGATGAATAAGAGAAGGAAGGAGGATAAAGATGTCTTCTGTCATAAGATACTATTGGCATACCTCATCAAATTAATATATGAATCAACATAATAGAGTTCTCTATTATCCGCTAAAAATGTCAACAACTCAGCATGCGCTTCAGATGAAACAGATAGATAATCTCCGCCTACCCCATGAAAAATAATATTAATTAACAATATATCCGAGGATAGTTTCTGAACATATTCGATCAGTTGTTCTCCATTTTGTCCTTCTGGATACAATATAGGTGAAAATCGTTTATCATCCCCTTGACCTTTAATAGCAGTAAATAGATGTTCTATATCATTGAGGTACTTTTTACCGCCCACCGGTAAGTTACTACCGACAAGCAAGTCACCGCAGGGAACCGTATAAGTCCTTTCAGTTTTACCATCAATCGCTTTTAGTAAGATATTAGCAACTGCCAGCTCCTCAATCATCTGTATGACACTATAGTGATCAAGGTCATGATGCATTTCAACCCAGTCCCTATCGGCACGTGAACCTCTACACGGATGATACACACTATGGTTACCAAGCTCATGGCCAGCGTTTGCAACTGCTCGCCACTCCTCCATTCGCACATTCAACACAGGAGAGTTTGCGACTACGTAAAACGAGGCTTTAAAATGATGTTTATTAAGCTCGGGAATAACATGATCTAATTGACTGTTTAACGCATCATCATATGAAAGACTTATAGCTAGCGTCCTCCCGCCTGGCCAAGTAAATTCCTTACTCGGTGTTTGCGAGTAACTAGAGAATGAAAACAGTAATACCAAAAAGAATAAGCTTATTTGAATCATAGAATTCACCTTTGATAATATTTTTGTGAACTTAAATCCTAGCCTAACGTTTTAGAATTTATGAGTAAAAGCATGCTGGGTATGGTTTTTGCTCGATTTGGTTAATGCCAAGCCAATCTTAACCGATTAATTTATGTTATAGAAATGAGATTTTATGCGGTAGTTGTTTTTTAGCAGACTAATGCAGTTCGTTGGTTCTAATTTTAATATATCTCAAACTGAAATCCATTTATTCAATGATTGAATAATGCTAATAAACTATTTAGGTCAATATATGTGATCGAAATAAAATTCTGACTGGTATTTATCAAAAGAAATGAAGACTTTGAAATTACCGTTTCTACGGTTGCTTCTACAGAATTGAAAACGGCTCGCATATTTCTATGCAAGCCGTTGTTTTATTTGGCAGGGGTGGCAAGACTCGAACTCGCAACCATCGGTTTTGGAGTAAGCGCTAATTGTTTTTAGATTCAATGCTGTAATAAAAAAGCGTAGAAATAAACTATGCCGGATAGGTAAGGTATCTTATTGATTTTTAATGACAGGCTTTGCGTATTTCTACGGCTTTATTCAAAGATTAATGCATAAATAACCTGTGTTCATCTGTGTAACTTACTAAACCTCTATCTCTACAAACGCCAAATCTGGTGCTGTCCCTAGCACCCTGCCGTCTTGGACATAGATATGATCGCCAACGCTGCCTGAACCTATTACTCGTTGAGTATGGTTGCTGGCAGTGCTGGCGGTGACGGTGCCATCGGTGTTAACGGCGTTAATCGTCATGATGGTACGCGGGGCGCTTAGGCTTTGTTGTAACTGCTTTAACATTACGATTCCTTATGCTGGTTTTGATACAACAGCTTATGCAACGTGACGAACGACGGTGATGGTTTGCTCTACATCGATGTCGCCAGTGTCGCTAATTGATGCATTGATCGTCACCGAATCGCACGTACCTTTGAACACATCAACACCTTCACGAATACCAATCAACATACCAGGTGTTGCAGGTGGTAAATCGGCCATAATCGGCAAGCTCATATTGATGTTAAGCTTATTGCCCGTGTCGGCCAGTGCGTTGGTACCGGCTGTTCGTGCTGCTTGGTTATCAACAATCAATTGAGCGCTGATGTCATCGGCGGCGATATTGCCTGCAGTGCCAGCACGTTTTACTTTTGCGCTAATACCCTGCTGCTCACCCCGAAGCCAAACCACATTGCACTCGGTACCGATTTCTTTTGATTCGCTGTAACTTGTGATCACCGCATCGTGCACGGTTAAGTCTGGTGTTACACCATCCATTAACCACGGCACGGTTGGCCAACGTGGTACCACGGCTAATGCTTTGGTTTCATCATTAGATAACAACATGCAACCCAATTGAGCAACGGCTTCTTGCACTGCATCGATGGGTGATTTATTGCCAACACTGAACGCACCTACAGGTACGTTAAAATCAACGATGCCATTAAGCGCAATAGTCCAACCTGTGAATTGCAGCATGTCATTAAGCAAACCAGCAAAACTGCGTGATGTTGCGTTGGTATAACTAATAGGCAATACGTATGGAGTAGCAAGTTCGGCGCTGCGGCTGCGGCCCGTTCCGCGATACGTTTCATTGCCAAACACTTTGCTTACACTGGTTTGTTCTACCAAGGTAAAGAACTCATAGCCGTTTATACCGACTTTAAGCAATTGGTTTTCAGCACGGCTGGCATCGATTCTGCTTGAAAAATCGATACTCACCGAACTGGCCCATTGGCCACGGCTGCGGCTGATACTGATATTACTGATAACAATCGGTACGTCGTCAGACACACGCACACACGTAATGGTTGGCTGCATTAAATAATACCTGAGCAGTTGAGGTTCAATGGGGGTTTCAAAATCAAGACTGGGTAAGCTTGGGTTGGCATCGATTAGCCCACCGCCATCGTCAAAATAACAATAGTTAGCAGATGCCGTAAAACGTAACAGCAAAGGGCTGGCTGAACTGGCCCAAGGCTCACTGAAGCGTATCGAGATTTTGCCGGTTGGTGGTCGATAACGAGTTGAGCAAATCCAACTGGCGGTATGCGGGCCCCAAGCAATGCTAGGTTGAGTAACACGAATGTGACCATAGTAATAAGTCACGTTAATCAAATTACTGCATTCGTTACCGTCAGCCCAATCTATTGTCGATTCAATAGCGAGTAAGTTAGTCGTTGTTTGCCAGTTCATCAGCCATTGGGTTTGCTGTTGAGTCGGTACCAACCAATTTAATTCACATTGTTGTTCAACGCTGTCAGCCACAAACCATTGCCACGCATTTATTACGGTTAATAACGGGTTTGCAGCATATTCAATTAAGTAGGTTTGCTGAGTAAGTGGTTTGTATTGCCAATTAATAATGGTCACGCTATCAATAGCAAAATGAGTAAACCAAGCCGCGGTTGTTTCACTCTGCCTTGGTTCGCAATAACTAACTAATTGCAATTGGTGATCAGCACGCACAGGTGGTTGCCAGGTGACGCCTAAATTAATACCCAACGATGGTGCCTTGATTGGTGGCAGCGGCACTACTTCACCACCAAAACGTATCGTTACTGGTGATGTGGCATTTAACCATGGTTGACCAAAGCGTAATTGGATCATATTAATTAAATCCTTAGCACAGCATTCACGTCGAGAATTTCAGCACTGACACCATCAATAAATTGACAGTTATGTACTTCATCATCGTCGATTATTCCCACTATTACTTTTTTAATGCTGCCGTAATCAAGCGGTAAAATCACACTAAAGTTAGAGGACACAGCTGTTATGTTATGCATTGGTTGTAAAGTTACTCTGTCCAATACAGCAACTCTCTCGGCTTCAACGTCTACATCTAAAGTCAATATAGCCTGCAATACCGCCTGAGATTTTATGTATTTATGCGATATTAAAACAAAATTATTCATACCAGTTCCCCGAAATTCTTATCCAGAAGATTGGTACTTTATTCCCCACTATTGCTTCGTATTGTTCGCCATCAAAAGTGCGAACAATAGGATATGTCAATTGTTGGCAACCTGCGTGCTGTAACTCATACAGCCCCGCAATTTTACCTCGGCACAGGTTGAATGATGGACTACCATTGCCGCCGATGCCACACAGTAAAGGTGTGGTCAATATGGCGGGAACATTCACCACATCAATATCTCCGCCATCAGTAGTTGTTGTTTTACTAGTGAATATATAACTATATTCTACTTTGCCAGCTGAACCGTCCGACGATAAATGTGTCATATAGATTTTATCAGTGTTACCTAGAAATGCTGTAGTTGTTACTGACGTCGAATCACCTGTTGTACTAATACCTGACAATATACCGAATGGAGCATTATCATTTGGTGTAAATGATTCGATATCACCTATGAAAGCATTCATCAAGAAGTACGTTTGTAAAGTATCAAGCGCACCTGAAGTTGCGTTAACAGTGATCATCCAAAACCCACGACTGGTGCCTATAATTGTCCAACCAAGTACACCAGCAGAACTATTATATGTCCGATACCTACGCGATTGAACTTTATCAACATATGTATTAATGTCAGTCATTGACTTTGCAATTGTTATGTCAAAGTTACCTTGTGACGCACCACCTGTTAAATCTTCAATTGTGAAAAAACAACCCGACCCACCATCAATTACGCTGTTTTTAAACGCTGACGTAGTTTCATTAGAAAACTCTAACGTCCAACCGAGTGGTTGCTTAGCCCCGTAACCATCAACTAAGCATGCCTTTAATATTGCTATCCAATCGGCAGGTATTGTAGGGCGTCCCACAGGTGCGCCCACATCTGTATGCCGATAAACCGTTACTGGTAATCCCATAAAACTAACCTCTTACTTTAATTTAATTATTTATGCTTCATTACCACGGAATGCCAGCACGGCTTTGTCGGTGTTGATTTGGCTGTGGCCCGCTTGCACGGTGCGAATTGGCATAACGGGTTTAGCGCTGGCCACGGTAGCAAAGCGAATGGCTTCGCCCGGGTTCCAACCGGCACCGAACGCACCAGAGCGAATCACAAAATAAGGTTGATTGGTTAGCGAGTTAATCGGGGCAAAGTCGTTTACCGTATCACCCGTGGCAATTTGGCCAATACGTTTACCTATACAACGGAACGCTGTGGTCGAGGTAAACACTAAGGCCCAATCTTCATTCACTGCTGCAGCGTTGGTCACTTCAATCGGGTAATCAACCGTGTTTAACGTGCCTTGGGCGGCTTCACCGTCTAGGTCCCAATTGTTAGCCCAGCTGGTCATGTCGCGCACCTTGCCTACTCGGGCTTGCAAGTCACCGAGTATTTGCACACTGGCCACACTTGAACCAATGGGGTATTCACGCGACAACGCCGCTGAAATAGTGACTGTGTTGGTGTTCACTGCAGTCACTAATGCCAACTCGCTAATGGTGTCACTTAAAATAAATGGTGCAGTAAAGCCGCTAAAGTCACTGTTTAAGGTAACGGTGCCGGCGGCATTATCAACCGTAAAATGGTCACTGGTTGCGGTCCACAAACTGGCGCCCGTTGCGTCGGTAATATCAACAAAGTTGCTGCCAGTGCGAATCGTAACTACTGTGCCATTGCTTGGGCTAACGACGTTTTGATAGTCAGTGTGCGACACGGCAATCGTACCCCAAGCACGGTAAATATCGACAATACCTGCATTGGGGATCCGCAGTGGGTTTAGGCCATAAATATCAGCAGGCGGTAAGTTACGCACCTGCTCGGTAATGTCATACCGCAAGGTGCTTAACTTAACGTCTTGAGTAAACGACAACTGCACCAGGTTATTGACAATACTTCCGCTAATGCCTGTGCCTGTTACCGTGCCGTTGCTGTCACAGCTGGCGCTGATTAATACATCGCCCACGGTAAACACTTGCACATAAAAGGTATCTAACAATGCATCGCTTGCATTCAATACGAACGTAGCCACATTGGCAGATTCTGGCGCTATCACTAAACCCACATAAGCTAAGTTGATCATGCCAGTCTCTAACGTGATACTGCCAGTTTGGTAATCGACAATGGCGACACGCTTTTCTACTCTAACAACGAATCCGGCAACATTTGACGCCACAATAATATATAAAGCACCATCACGTTCAACAAATTGATACTTGCTGCTTTGATAATAAACAGTACCTGTTAACGTATTTGGTACCAATTCGCGATCTACAGGGAACTCATCGGCATTGTCATAGTTTTGATACGACGCACCTGATATATATTGCAAAGACACTGGGGTATTGAGATCAGGCTTGCGCGATAAGGTCACACTTACTGTGTCACTACTTACAACCACAATGGCATCGTCACTGCCATATTGAATGCCGCCCGATGTGTAACTGGTGATTGGGGTGTAATCTATTGCCGTGTTATCGCCTTGCAACACATCGACCAGCGCGAACTGATAGCTTTGCGCCGTTGTCGCATTTTGGGTAACGGTTTTACGGACTATGTCACCGTCGCTAATGGCCTGCCCCGTTTTAACTTGTTCGCTCAACACCACTGGCAACAAGTTTTGTTGTACTGCGGCAACGGCTAGATTCTTGTTGCTACTCGCGGCAGTTAACTTACTCACGCCGTGAAACGTTAACGGGCTGGCTTCGTTGGTTAATCGCAGTTTAGTGCAGTTAGATGTTGAATTAATCGTAACGTTATATTCAGGTGTCGCAAAATCGATTGGTGGGTCAAATACAATATTGCCTTCACTGTTACCTGGTGCATTAGTATCGGTCACCATGCAGTAATGTATCTTGCGCGGCCAGTCGGCATCTTCAACGCCTGGGTACTCAACAGCAATCGCAATCACTTGGCCAACACGCAAACTGGTAGTTTTGCGATATTCTTTGCCGTCAAAGATGTATGTTGACTGTAAATACTCGCGGCTAAAGCTGTTTTGATTAGGTAAGAAGCCTGGTGCGCCTTGACGGATTAATGATCCTGCAGTCACCGACGACTCTAATATTTCTTTCATTTCGACCATGCGGTCTTCGTCATCTAATGCATCGGCCTCAACCAATAACATAGACACGAGCGGGTCGGTGGGTGGCTGACTAATAAACACATGAGCATCAAGCAAGGTGCCTGTGTCTGCGGTGTCTAACGCTGGATAGCATTTAACAATATCGAGTGATGATTGCGCGTGGTCGATATCAGAAATAGCAGTAAACAACTCGTTTAATTTACCCGATTCAACGGCATTGCGGGTGCGCTGACCGCCTGCATCGTCACTGGTACCCAACTGTTCGGGTTTAAATATTTTTAAATCATTACGGGTAATGCTCATGGGCCACCTGTGTTTATCAATAAGCGAGAAAGAGTTACAGCGTTAAAAATCGTAATACCACGTTAGTCAGTAACGGATAACCGCCCAATAGGTCGTCAACATCATCACCCGTGATCACACTGGTCTGCGTGTTATCCCACACCACATTAATGTCGGTGCCATCGTGGTTTATCGTAAATTCGGTAAGTGTATTTGCTGCGTGGGTTTGCAGTTGTTCAAACTCACTGCGAAGCATCCAACCGTTTTTACTGCCAAGCTCTAACGTAATGCCTGCGGGTATGACTGTTTGTTGAATATGCGGGGCACCGTTAAGGGCCCGTTTCATATTGGCCGATACTCGCTGGGTGTTATTGCGGTTAAGCCAGTGCAATGGCTCGGTCAACACAATGGTGTCGATAGTGGTGTTATACATAGCGCCTCTTACTTTTTAATGTGCCTAACGTTGCCAAGCCAAACTAACCACCTACCGATTGGAGGCGCTTAATTTCAGCCACCAACTCATTCACAATGCTGCGCTTGGCTTGCGCATCAAAGGTGCTGTTACCCACTTGCAGCTGCAATACCACAGTGTCGCTGCTGGTTGCGGCGGCAGTTGGG from Shewanella polaris includes:
- a CDS encoding ribosome recycling factor family protein produces the protein MTEDIFILLPSLIHRIGGDRAKQAKTIALQCDCQLKRVRRSRNWVVSGNAMSIQSFTEQLRADSDEGFSYLIKKIVTALLGHADKLEPLDAKLARLINQTPSITLGELIQLTQCTMAEARVARFNADL
- a CDS encoding polysaccharide deacetylase family protein, whose protein sequence is MIQISLFFLVLLFSFSSYSQTPSKEFTWPGGRTLAISLSYDDALNSQLDHVIPELNKHHFKASFYVVANSPVLNVRMEEWRAVANAGHELGNHSVYHPCRGSRADRDWVEMHHDLDHYSVIQMIEELAVANILLKAIDGKTERTYTVPCGDLLVGSNLPVGGKKYLNDIEHLFTAIKGQGDDKRFSPILYPEGQNGEQLIEYVQKLSSDILLINIIFHGVGGDYLSVSSEAHAELLTFLADNRELYYVDSYINLMRYANSIL